A portion of the Phaenicophaeus curvirostris isolate KB17595 chromosome 17, BPBGC_Pcur_1.0, whole genome shotgun sequence genome contains these proteins:
- the FAM222A gene encoding protein FAM222A, whose translation MLACLQRTQNPPAQHLACPNKALEPRKCETVAPMHSPRYPSPAELDAYAQKVANSPLTIKIFPTNIRVPQHKHLNRTVNGYDTTGQRYSPYPLHAGGYQGLLAIVKASGKSVVKNSEGKRTKLSPAQVGVAPYPASSTLAQGPSCAGQLSYHSGQKQLEGPVPPNVTVAASVLPLAGRSLALPPSNLPSIQSIIYQINQQCQAQGAQPGCPAVVATNPSPAKHGAFAGAAAYAGAVLPECRKGAELALGSNPAVALAPKAGIYPEGMDYLVWQQKQQQQHLRMYSGGSGGALSKSPETCAGASRPYTLGGAAEKVSSSPLNCMHGNFSVGQYFAPPWNSILVTPNSDCYNPPELGAGPRELGVPPAEGLPSKTLCNTSILSSSLQSLEYLINDIHPPCIKEQMLGKGYETVSVPRLLDHQHAHIRLPVYR comes from the coding sequence GTGAGACGGTGGCACCCATGCATTCCCCGCGCTACCCCAGCCCCGCCGAGCTGGATGCCTACGCACAGAAAGTGGCCAACAGCCCGCTGACCATCAAGATCTTCCCCACCAACATCAGGGTCCCCCAGCACAAGCACCTTAACCGGACGGTCAACGGCTATGACACCACGGGGCAGCGCTACAGCCCGTACCCGCTGCACGCCGGCGGGTACCAGGGTCTCCTGGCCATCGTCAAAGCCTCCGGCAAAAGCGTGGTGAAGAACTCGGAGGGGAAGCGGACTAAGCTCTCGCCCGCCCAGGTCGGCGTCGCTCCCTACCCCGCGTCAAGCACTTTAGCTCAAGGTCCCTCCTGCGCCGGGCAGCTGAGCTACCACAGCGGCCAGAAGCAGCTGGAGGGTCCCGTGCCCCCCAACGTGACGGTGGCGGCCTCGGTGCTGCCGCTGGCGGGCAGGAGCCTGGCCCTGCCGCCCTCCAACCTGCCCTCCATCCAGAGCATCATCTACCAGATCAATCAGCAGTGCCAGGCGCAGGGTGCCCAGCCGGGCTGCCCGGCGGTCGTGGCCACCAACCCCAGCCCGGCCAAGCACGGCGCCTTCGCCGGTGCCGCCGCGTACGCCGGCGCCGTCTTACCGGAGTGCCGCAAGGGCGCTGAGCTGGCGCTGGGCTCCAACCCGGCCGTGGCTCTGGCACCCAAGGCGGGCATCTACCCCGAGGGCATGGACTACCTGGtgtggcagcagaagcagcagcagcagcacctgcgAATGTACAGCGGGGGCAGCGGGGGTGCCCTCAGCAAATCCCCGGAGACGTGCGCGGGCGCCTCGCGCCCCTACACCCTGGGCGGCGCGGCCGAGAAGGTGAGCTCGTCTCCTTTGAACTGCATGCACGGCAACTTCTCGGTGGGGCAGTACTTCGCCCCGCCTTGGAACAGCATCTTGGTGACCCCCAACAGCGACTGTTACAACCCGCCCGAGCTGGGGGCCGGGCCCCGCGAGCTGGGGGTGCCCCCGGCCGAGGGGCTGCCCAGCAAGACCCTCTGCAATACCTCCAtcctcagcagcagcctccAGTCCCTCGAGTATCTCATCAACGACATCCACCCGCCCTGCATCAAGGAGCAGATGCTGGGCAAGGGCTACGAGACCGTGTCTGTGCCAAGGCTCTTGGACCACCAGCACGCCCACATCCGCCTGCCCGTCTACAGATAA